The Aedes aegypti strain LVP_AGWG chromosome 3, AaegL5.0 Primary Assembly, whole genome shotgun sequence genome contains a region encoding:
- the LOC5566392 gene encoding protein ABHD18 → MPPSRLDGLYRSLLLTKFFCKGWGKPENLERLFAFRKIISNRAACSKLVPQDYPIEITKEEVASDCKIIEGKFITPLEIYLPGLVPDVVQNAHFQVLLPLKWNDERFKPMCIHLAGTGDHYFWKRRNLIAKPLLKEANLGAIILENPFYGARKPKDQRASSLHNVSDIFVMGGCLVLESLVLLNWCERNGYGPLGITGLSMGGHMASLAATNWPKPLVLVPCLSWSTASSVFTEGVMSHSINWDVLETQYFSDGNYRERLSKMVTVVDDAFVAGQSFIKNFNQSVEELKQDICQTDDLINDDPKPDVNLTVIRETTPEREQKRIHINRRNVLNLSEPLLNKLLSDVKCELNQAEIDELNLKIQLALKNYKEENKTDSDKLILEVKAEEPQEALPSKSLGAKIIEFISWSSSSNANATANSTEVVPPSPSSEVAPLEKRQPIDTTKTRWWEREALQFMRGMMDECTHLKNFSVPYDTSLIIAVCAKDDAYIPRDGCASLEEIWPGAEVRYLDAGHVSAYVLHQKLFRSCIVEAFERARKKLIPEEEPIQDVSTTTNLEPNK, encoded by the exons ACTATTCGCCTTCCGGAAGATCATCTCTAACCGGGCGGCCTGCTCCAAGCTCGTGCCCCAGGACTACCCGATCGAGATCACCAAAGAGGAGGTGGCCTCCGACTGCAAGATCATCGAGGGCAAGTTCATAACCCCGCTGGAGATCTACCTGCCGGGGCTGGTGCCGGATGTCGTCCAGAATGCACACTTCCAGGTGCTGCTCCCGCTCAAGTGGAACGACGAACGGTTCAAGCCGATGTGCATCCACCTGGCCGGAACGGGCGATCAC TACTTCTGGAAGCGACGGAATCTGATCGCCAAACCACTGCTGAAGGAAGCTAACCTCGGTGCCATCATCTTGGAGAACCCATTCTACGGTGCACGGAAGCCCAAGGACCAGAG AGCCTCCAGCTTGCACAACGTGTCGGATATCTTCGTTATGGGCGGTTGCTTGGTTCTGGAATCGCTCGTTCTGCTCAACTGGTGTGAACGGAACGGATATGGTCCTCTCGGCATTACCGGTCTATCAATGGGTGGTCACATGGCTTCCCTAGCGGCTACCAATTGGCCCAAACCATTGGTGCTGGTTCCTTGTTTGAGCTGGTCCACGGCTTCTTCCGTATTCACCGAAGGCGTCATGAGTCACTCGATCAACTGGGACGTTCTGGAGACGCAGTACTTCTCCGATGGAAATTACCGCGAGCGGCTCTCCAAAATGGTTACCGTCGTGGATGACGCTTTCGTAGCCGGTCAGAGCTTCATCAAGAACTTCAACCAATCCGTCGAGGAGCTCAAGCAGGACATCTGCCAAACGGACGATCTGATCAACGATGATCCTAAGCCCGACGTCAATCTGACCGTAATCCGTGAAACCACGCCGGAACGAGAACAGAAGCGGATCCACATCAACCGACGGAATGTCCTCAATCTTTCGGAACCGCTTTTGAACAAATTGCTCTCGGACGTCAAGTGCGAACTGAATCAAGCGGAAATCGACGAGCTTAATCTCAAAATCCAGCTGGCACTCAAAAACTACAAGGAGGAGAACAAGACTGACAGCGACAAGCTGATTCTGGAAGTCAAGGCCGAGGAACCGCAGGAAGCTCTTCCCTCGAAATCGCTGGGAGCCAAAATCATAGAGTTCATCAGCTGGAGCAGTTCTAGCAATGCAAATGCGACTGCGAACTCCACAGAAGTGGTTCCCCCATCGCCCTCATCTGAGGTCGCTCCGTTGGAGAAACGGCAACCGATCGACACCACCAAAACCCGCTGGTGGGAACGGGAAGCGCTGCAGTTTATGCGCGGCATGATGGACGAGTGCACTCATCTGAAGAATTTCTCCGTCCCATACGACACCTCGCTGATCATTGCCGTTTGCGCCAAGGACGACGCGTACATTCCACGGGACGGCTGCGCCAGCTTGGAGGAGATTTGGCCCGGAGCGGAAGTTCGCTATCTGGATGCCGGACACGTGAGTGCCTACGTGCTCCACCAGAAGCTGTTCCGGTCGTGCATTGTGGAAGCATTCGAACGGGCGCGCAAAAAGTTGATCCCGGAAGAGGAGCCCATCCAAGACGTCTCCACGACCACAAACCTCGAACCCAATAAATAA